The sequence CCACTCGGAGCTATGAGGCTTTAGTGCAGCATGTTGTAGAGTACCATGAACGTATTGGTTCACAAGTTACAACCATGATTGGACATGCTAATGTTATGATGTCAAAGCCTCAGCCAACCATGAATGAGAAAGCTGCTCTGATCATTAAGAGGAGTAAGACTCCAAGACCCGAGCCAGCAACGCAGCCAGTAATTGGCTACCTGAAGCCTACTGTGAAGAGTCAGCGCAGTGTCCCAGCCAATCCGAAGCGTGTCACAGTTAATGCAAACGGTGCTGTAGCTCAAAACAATCAAACTAGTGTAAACACAGCCCAAACACAGAAATGGAAGATATGCACGGTTTGTAATGAACTCTTTCCAGAAAACCTGTACAGTGCTCATTTTGAGTGTGCCCACAAGGCAAAAAAGGTTTGGGCACTGGCCAAATACATCATGAAAATCCACAATTTCACCAGTAAGTGTTTGCTTTGCAACCGCTATCTGCCCAGCAACACATTACTTAACCACATGCTGATTCATGGCTTAACCTGTCCTCAGTGCCACTCTGCTTTCCACAGTGTTGAAAAAATCATGGAGCACACAGCCAAGACCCACCCAGATGAGTTTGTTGGACCCAGTGGTGCATCACCTCTAACTTTTGATCTCACCATTAAACAAAGCAAACCCACCAACATTCAGCTTGCTGTCCTCACGTTTAACATGAAGGAGTCACCCAATGGTCAGGATCAATCTGCACCTGCGCTACAGTATGGTAATCTGCCTGAAAAACTACAACCGGTTAGAATTATGGAAAAGCAAAGTGAACCAAGAAGTTTAGTCTCACTGATCCAGAACAGCGATGTTGGAAAAACTGTTTGCCCGCTGTGTTTCTCCATCCTCAAAGGTCCCCTCTCAGATGCTTTGGTCATGCATCTGAGACAGCGACATCAAGTGATCCAAACCATGCATCCTGTCGAAAATAAGATGACATACAAGTGTATTCATTGTTTAGGGGTGTACACTAGTAATATGGTAGCTTCCACAATCACCCTGCACCTTGTGCAATGCAGAGCAGTTGGTAGGAATCAGTCAAGTCAAGGCTTCAAATCTACCTTGACTCTCAACTCGGCAGGTGCTGGTATTCTCAAGAGGCAGTTGCCAACGCAGTCCCCATCAAATCCCAAGAAAATCAAAATGAGCAAGAAAACAGGTCCCTTCCGTGGAAGCTCTACTCCATTTCACAACCTGGTTCTGGATCCTTCGGGCTGTGAGCATAAGACGCACGAGGCCAGGAAAGACTTCCTCACGGCATACTTCAACCGACGACCATACCCAACTTCCCAAGAAGTGGAGAAGCTGGCTGCAAGTCTGTGGCTGTGGAAATCTGAAGTTGCTAGTCACTTTGCATTGAAGCGGAAGCTGTGTTTGAAGAGTTGTGAAACCAAGAAGCTTTTAGTCCGAGTTGGCCTTGACATGAACGCTGTTAGCAAACTGAAACATTACCTGATTTTTGATAAGGGGAGGTTGGTTGGCACCTCCACTGTTAGGTCTACAGGCTTAAAGTCACATGCTCCatacacaaaaccaaaaccGCGTCCTCACCaaccaaaccacacagtggAGCACAGTGGTTTGCGCATAGAGATCATTTCAATAGACTCAGACAATGAAGAAGAAATGGAGAACCCTGTTCAGATGGAAGAATTTGACATTAACCAAGACGAGCATGAAAAGGTTAACACAAACCATGAAGATAATGTTGAATCCAAGTGCCTGGAGAACCTGACTGAAGAGAGAGAACATGTGGAAATGGACGATCCTTTGAGAGAGAAGAGCATGagtcaaaatggaaaagaagtGGACCTGATTCAAGAAGAGACTGTCTtatcaaaaaatgaaaatgttgacCCAGGCCAAGAAGAGGTGGTCTTATTGGAGAatgaaaatgttgaaataaacCAAGAAGAGGAAGTCTTGTTGGAGAATACAAGTGTTGACCTAAACCAAGAGAAGGTCTTGTTGGAGAATGAAAATGTTGACCTAAACCAAGAACAGGAGGTCTTGTTGGAGAATGAAAATGTTGACCTAAACCAAGGAGAGGAGGTCTTGTTGGAGAATGAAAATGTTGACCTAAACCAAGAAAAGAAGGTATTGTTGGAGAATGAAAATGTTGACCTAAACCAAGGAGAGGAGGTCTTGTTGGAGAATGAAAATGTTGACCTAAACCAAGAAAAGAAGGTATTGTTGGAGAATGAAAATGTTGACCTAAACCAGGATGTGGTCCTGTTGGAGAATGAAAATGTTGACCTAAACCAAGAACAGGAGGTCTTGTTGGAGAATGAAAATGTTGACCTAAACCAAGAACAGGAGGTCTTGTTGGAGAATGAAAATGTTGACCTAAACCAAGAACAGGAGGTCTTGTTGGAGAATGAAAATGTTGACCTAAACCAAGAAGAGAAGGTCTTGTTGGAGAATGAAAATGTTGACCTAAACCAAGAACAGGAGGTCTTGTTGGAGAATGAAAATGTTGACCTAAACCAAGGAGAGGAGGTCTTGTTGGAGAATGAAAATGTTGACCTAAACCAAGAACAGGAGGTCTTGTTGGAGAATGAAAATGTTGACCTAAACCAAGGAGAGGAGGTCTTGTTGGAGAATGAAAATGATTACCTAAACCAAGAAGAGGAGGTCTTGTTGGAGAATGAAAATGTTGACCTAAACCAAGGAGAGGAGGTCTTGTTGGAGAATGAAAATGATTACCTAAACCAAGAAGAGGAGGTCTTGTTGGAGAATGAAAATGTTGACCTAAACCAAGGAGAGGAGGTCTTGTTGGAGAATGAAAATGTTGACCTAAACCAAGAAGAGAAGGTCTTGTTGGAGAATGAAAATGTTGATCTAAACCGAGAAGAGGAGGTCTTGTTGGAGAATGAAAATGTTGACCCAAACCAAGGAGAGAAGGTCTTGTCGAAGAATTAGTGGTTGATGTACAACTAGAAGAAAATGTGGAATCCAAACCCCCACTGAACCTGACAGAAGGGGAAAAACATGACATTGACTAGCCTTCCATTGATACCAGCTTTATTAAatatggaaaagaaaatgctgGCATGACttcatgtttcctttttgttctgGTTGAAAAACATTGGGGTGTAATAAGTAAACCAGTCGTACCTC comes from Girardinichthys multiradiatus isolate DD_20200921_A chromosome 20, DD_fGirMul_XY1, whole genome shotgun sequence and encodes:
- the adnpa gene encoding activity-dependent neuroprotector homeobox a isoform X3; its protein translation is MYQLPVNNLTRIRKARKQVKRNLEDIGLELCKEVAEEFKEFCPDEQTVKDTHGRDIFTWDPSNSKTQGYRSKPFCCTECRFSSKYYSGYKNHFRSVHRKILDSQLLLNCPYCSFSANRRTLETHVKIFHIPHSFQLNYGNPHASVLKNSAVQGNRVEKPMYFCKKCKFRDTLYNVVRRHIYREHFQHIVSPYHGRVSASVKNGACSVNGNNIFCKQCPFSTRSYEALVQHVVEYHERIGSQVTTMIGHANVMMSKPQPTMNEKAALIIKRSKTPRPEPATQPVIGYLKPTVKSQRSVPANPKRVTVNANGAVAQNNQTSVNTAQTQKWKICTVCNELFPENLYSAHFECAHKAKKVWALAKYIMKIHNFTSKCLLCNRYLPSNTLLNHMLIHGLTCPQCHSAFHSVEKIMEHTAKTHPDEFVGPSGASPLTFDLTIKQSKPTNIQLAVLTFNMKESPNGQDQSAPALQYGNLPEKLQPVRIMEKQSEPRSLVSLIQNSDVGKTVCPLCFSILKGPLSDALVMHLRQRHQVIQTMHPVENKMTYKCIHCLGVYTSNMVASTITLHLVQCRAVGRNQSSQGFKSTLTLNSAGAGILKRQLPTQSPSNPKKIKMSKKTGPFRGSSTPFHNLVLDPSGCEHKTHEARKDFLTAYFNRRPYPTSQEVEKLAASLWLWKSEVASHFALKRKLCLKSCETKKLLVRVGLDMNAVSKLKHYLIFDKGRLVGTSTVRSTGLKSHAPYTKPKPRPHQPNHTVEHSGLRIEIISIDSDNEEEMENPVQMEEFDINQDEHEKVNTNHEDNVESKCLENLTEEREHVEMDDPLREKSMSQNGKEVDLIQEETVLSKNENVDPGQEEVVLLENENVEINQEEEVLLENTSVDLNQEKVLLENENVDLNQEQEVLLENENVDLNQEQEVLLENENVDLNQEQEVLLENENVDLNQEQEVLLENENVDLNQEEKVLLENENVDLNQEQEVLLENENVDLNQGEEVLLENENVDLNQEQEVLLENENVDLNQGEEVLLENENDYLNQEEEVLLENENVDLNQGEEVLLENENDYLNQEEEVLLENENVDLNQGEEVLLENENVDLNQEEKVLLENENVDLNREEEVLLENENVDPNQGEKVLSKN
- the adnpa gene encoding activity-dependent neuroprotector homeobox a isoform X1 gives rise to the protein MYQLPVNNLTRIRKARKQVKRNLEDIGLELCKEVAEEFKEFCPDEQTVKDTHGRDIFTWDPSNSKTQGYRSKPFCCTECRFSSKYYSGYKNHFRSVHRKILDSQLLLNCPYCSFSANRRTLETHVKIFHIPHSFQLNYGNPHASVLKNSAVQGNRVEKPMYFCKKCKFRDTLYNVVRRHIYREHFQHIVSPYHGRVSASVKNGACSVNGNNIFCKQCPFSTRSYEALVQHVVEYHERIGSQVTTMIGHANVMMSKPQPTMNEKAALIIKRSKTPRPEPATQPVIGYLKPTVKSQRSVPANPKRVTVNANGAVAQNNQTSVNTAQTQKWKICTVCNELFPENLYSAHFECAHKAKKVWALAKYIMKIHNFTSKCLLCNRYLPSNTLLNHMLIHGLTCPQCHSAFHSVEKIMEHTAKTHPDEFVGPSGASPLTFDLTIKQSKPTNIQLAVLTFNMKESPNGQDQSAPALQYGNLPEKLQPVRIMEKQSEPRSLVSLIQNSDVGKTVCPLCFSILKGPLSDALVMHLRQRHQVIQTMHPVENKMTYKCIHCLGVYTSNMVASTITLHLVQCRAVGRNQSSQGFKSTLTLNSAGAGILKRQLPTQSPSNPKKIKMSKKTGPFRGSSTPFHNLVLDPSGCEHKTHEARKDFLTAYFNRRPYPTSQEVEKLAASLWLWKSEVASHFALKRKLCLKSCETKKLLVRVGLDMNAVSKLKHYLIFDKGRLVGTSTVRSTGLKSHAPYTKPKPRPHQPNHTVEHSGLRIEIISIDSDNEEEMENPVQMEEFDINQDEHEKVNTNHEDNVESKCLENLTEEREHVEMDDPLREKSMSQNGKEVDLIQEETVLSKNENVDPGQEEVVLLENENVEINQEEEVLLENTSVDLNQEKVLLENENVDLNQEQEVLLENENVDLNQGEEVLLENENVDLNQEKKVLLENENVDLNQGEEVLLENENVDLNQEKKVLLENENVDLNQDVVLLENENVDLNQEQEVLLENENVDLNQEQEVLLENENVDLNQEQEVLLENENVDLNQEEKVLLENENVDLNQEQEVLLENENVDLNQGEEVLLENENVDLNQEQEVLLENENVDLNQGEEVLLENENDYLNQEEEVLLENENVDLNQGEEVLLENENDYLNQEEEVLLENENVDLNQGEEVLLENENVDLNQEEKVLLENENVDLNREEEVLLENENVDPNQGEKVLSKN
- the adnpa gene encoding activity-dependent neuroprotector homeobox a isoform X2 encodes the protein MYQLPVNNLTRIRKARKQVKRNLEDIGLELCKEVAEEFKEFCPDEQTVKDTHGRDIFTWDPSNSKTQGYRSKPFCCTECRFSSKYYSGYKNHFRSVHRKILDSQLLLNCPYCSFSANRRTLETHVKIFHIPHSFQLNYGNPHASVLKNSAVQGNRVEKPMYFCKKCKFRDTLYNVVRRHIYREHFQHIVSPYHGRVSASVKNGACSVNGNNIFCKQCPFSTRSYEALVQHVVEYHERIGSQVTTMIGHANVMMSKPQPTMNEKAALIIKRSKTPRPEPATQPVIGYLKPTVKSQRSVPANPKRVTVNANGAVAQNNQTSVNTAQTQKWKICTVCNELFPENLYSAHFECAHKAKKVWALAKYIMKIHNFTSKCLLCNRYLPSNTLLNHMLIHGLTCPQCHSAFHSVEKIMEHTAKTHPDEFVGPSGASPLTFDLTIKQSKPTNIQLAVLTFNMKESPNGQDQSAPALQYGNLPEKLQPVRIMEKQSEPRSLVSLIQNSDVGKTVCPLCFSILKGPLSDALVMHLRQRHQVIQTMHPVENKMTYKCIHCLGVYTSNMVASTITLHLVQCRAVGRNQSSQGFKSTLTLNSAGAGILKRQLPTQSPSNPKKIKMSKKTGPFRGSSTPFHNLVLDPSGCEHKTHEARKDFLTAYFNRRPYPTSQEVEKLAASLWLWKSEVASHFALKRKLCLKSCETKKLLVRVGLDMNAVSKLKHYLIFDKGRLVGTSTVRSTGLKSHAPYTKPKPRPHQPNHTVEHSGLRIEIISIDSDNEEEMENPVQMEEFDINQDEHEKVNTNHEDNVESKCLENLTEEREHVEMDDPLREKSMSQNGKEVDLIQEETVLSKNENVDPGQEEVVLLENENVEINQEEEVLLENTSVDLNQEKVLLENENVDLNQEQEVLLENENVDLNQGEEVLLENENVDLNQEKKVLLENENVDLNQGEEVLLENENVDLNQEQEVLLENENVDLNQEQEVLLENENVDLNQEQEVLLENENVDLNQEEKVLLENENVDLNQEQEVLLENENVDLNQGEEVLLENENVDLNQEQEVLLENENVDLNQGEEVLLENENDYLNQEEEVLLENENVDLNQGEEVLLENENDYLNQEEEVLLENENVDLNQGEEVLLENENVDLNQEEKVLLENENVDLNREEEVLLENENVDPNQGEKVLSKN